AAATTGCCCGAGCGCCAGCGCAAAATGCTCGAACACCTCCATCATGGGGTGCTGGAAGGGAAAAAAGTCCTGGTGGTCGATGACGACGTTCGCAACATCTTCGCCATGACCAGTGTCCTGGAACGTTTCAAAATGAACGTTCTTTCGGCTGAAAATGGGAAGGACGCCATTCAACTATTGATGGAGAATCGTGACATCGACGTTGTCCTCATGGACATCATGCTCCCCACGATGGATGGGTACACCACTATCCGCGCCATCCGGGACATCGCTGTCTTCAAGCAACTGCCCATTATCGCCGTCACCGCCAAGGCTATGAAAGGCGACCGTGAAAAATGCATCGCGGCCGGCGCTTCGGATTATCTCTGCAAGCCTGTTGAATCCGAGCAACTCCGCTCGACCCTGCGCCTATGGCTGCATCATTGATTGCGAGGCACCCCATGAATGCAAACGAAGTCGTGCTGAGCGAACCGGCCTCCCCAGCCACCGAGTTTCCCTCCAACGGCTCGGTCCATAGCCCCGGCGCATCGGACCTCAAGGCCAGCATCCTGCTGGTCGATGATCGCCATGATAAGTTGCTGGCCGTCGAAACCATCCTCTCGACTTTGCACCAGAACATCGTCACGGCCACCTCCGGCAAAGAGGCCCTGCGCCGGCTCCTCAAAGAGGATTTTGCGGTTATCCTGCTGGATGTTTCCATGCCCGGCATGGATGGCTTCGAGACCGCCGCCCTCATCCGGCAGCGCCCGCGCTGCGAGCATACCCCTATCATCTTTATCACCTCAATCGGCAATACCGAAAATCAAATCTCCCAGGGCTATGCCCTCGGCGCGGTCGATTACATGCTCACCCCGATCGTTCCCGAGGTCCTGCGCACCAAAGTCTCGGTTTTTGTCGAACTGCACAAGCAAACCCAGCTCATCAAGTTCCAGGCCGAACAGTTGCGCCAGTTCGAGCAGTACCGTTATCAGCAGGAATTGGCTTATGTCGCGGACCGTCTGGAAATCGAGACCCGGCGCAACCGGTTTTTCACGCTGGCCCAGGATATGTTGGCGATTGGCAATTTCGATGGAGGTCTTCTGCAGGTTAATGCGTCCTGGACTAAGACCATGGGCTACTCTGAAGAGGAACTTAAAGGCCTGACCGGATTCGATGTGGTTCACCCCGATGACCGGGAAAAACTAACGGCTGGGCTGACCGCTTTGAAAAGCGGCACAGCCCTGCCTACTTTTGAAGGCCGTTTCCGGCACAAAAACGGGTCCTACATTTGGCTCGAAGGAACCGCCACACCTTTTCTCGAGGAGAAGCTTATCTATATTTTCACCCGGGACATCACTCGCCGCAAGGAAGCCGAAGAGAAGATCGTCCATTTGAACCGCGAACTGGAACACCGGGTGGCGGCGCTCACGGAGGCCAACGCCGAACTTGAGGCCTTCAACTACTCGATAGCGCATGATTTGCGAACCCCGCTTCGGTCAATGAGCGGCTTTGCCAGGGCGCTGCTTGAAGACGAAACCGCCAACCTCACTCCGCTCGGCCTCGAATACGCCACACGCGTCGCCCGGTCGGCCAAGTACATGGACTCTTTGCTGCTCGACCTGCTGGCTTATAGCCGGCTGGCCCGCGCGGAGATGGTTCCGGGGCCGGTCAATCTCGAAGAGCCGATCAACGAGCTCCTGACAGTTCTCGACCAGGAAATTCGCGAGCGCAAAGCCAAGGTCGAGGTCAACTCGCCTCTGGGCGAGGTGTGCGCCCACACCCCCACCCTCAAACAGATTCTCTCAAACCTCATCGGCAATAGCCTCAAGTTCACCGCCCAAGGGCGCCCCCCGCTCTTGAGCATCTTTACCAGCAAACATCCTGGCTTTGTCCGACTCTGGGTCGAAGACAATGGGATTGGGATTGCCCCTGAATATCACGAAAAGATTTTCGGTTTGTTCCAACGCCTGCACGACTCCAATAATTACCCCGGCACCGGCATCGGCCTGGCCCTCGTGAAAAAAGGGGCTGAGCGCATGGGCGGGCGCGCTGGAGTCGAATCCGAGTTGGGCAAGGGCAGCCGCTTCTGGGTGGATTTGCCCGCCATAGAACCCTCCCATGACAGAAAATAGAGTCTCAGAAAACAGAATCCTTCACGTCGAGGATAACCCGGACGATGTGCTCTTGACGGCGATGGCCTTTCGCAAGGCCGGGGCCGACGCAAAACTTGAGGTGGCCACTGATGGCGATAAAGCCATAGCTGCATTATCCAACGGCACTCCCCACCGCCTTCCGGTGTGCGTTCTGCTCGATATCAAGCTCCCCAGCAAGTCCGGTTTGGAGGTCCTCGCCTGGATACGTGGCCAGCCTCGGCTCAAACGCCTTCCGGTGATCATGCTCACCTCCTCGCTGATCCCGGACGACATCAAACGGGCATACGATCTCGGGGCCAATTCATATCTCCTCAAGCCTTCCGACCTGGATGGCCTCATCAGCCTCGCCAAAACAATCGACCACTACTGGCTCCGCACCAACACACCCCCGCCCCCGCCGGGATGAGGCCGCCGCTCTCCGGAGGGCACGTTTTAAAATAGATTGCCGCTACCCTCCTCCACCCTTGCTCTGTCTGCGGGGCAGCTTGATGACCTTATCTTTTAGCCGTTCCCTTGTCTTACCCTCTTCAGGCAATCGGCAGCGGGTCAGCCAGAAATCTGCCACCTGTCGAAGGGCATTAATGAATTCTGTCAGTTCAAGAGGCTTAGTCAGAAAGGAGTTCGCTCCTAATTGATATGCCCGCCTCACATCCGGCGAATAGGTGGAAGTGGTCAGCACCACAGCGGGCAAATGCCTCAAAGCCGGTTCCTGCCTCAACCACGTGAGCACCTCGAATCCGCTCATCCGGGGCATTCCAAGGTCCAGCAGGATCAGCTTGGGCAATGGATAATGCTCGCGGTCGCCATAGGGCCCTTGCCCGAGCAGGTAATGCTTGAGCAACTCGCCATCCGAGACAACGACCAGGCGTTCCTTAATCCCGAGTTTCTTGAACGCCCGCTGTATAAACAGCGCGTCATCGGGATTATCTTCTGCCAGTAAAACTATGCCGCCATTTGCCATGTCGCTTATGCCCGCCCCAGTGTTTCGGCGCCCCTGGTCTGCGCGCATCAGTCTAAGACAGAATCCAAAAATCGCTAAAGAAATTTTTTTGAGCCTCGGATTACGCGCAACAAATCGGGTGATTTCCCAGGGCCAAGGACAAGGTCAGTTCCAAACCTTTGCAGGAGACGACGCAAGGAGTCGAGTCTCTGATCAAGATTGTCAGTCTGGCCACCTTTGTTCACCTGGGGCTAATGACAGAGTCGAAGCAACGAGCCGCCATCTGTTCTCTGTAGTGGCGTTTTGAGGCAAGCCATTATAAAACATAACTGTGCCTCGCAAAATCAGCATCAGCTTTGTAATGGCTTTGCGCCGCCTTTGGCTCGTGCCTGCGCTTTGTCTGGCGCTTTGGCCGTCGCGCGCCAAGGCCCTCGATCAAACCTACCCGGCTGTCACTAATCGCTACGAGTTCCGCCGCGCGCACGACCCGGACGGGATTGGGAAGTTCTACATGGGCCGTGAGATAGCGCAAGTGATGGGCCACCAGGCGGCTGATTGGCTGGAGCGTCCGGAGCGCGAGCTGCAAGAGAATACTTCAGTGCTGATCGAACAACTGGGCGTCAAACCTGGGCAAGTGATGGCCGACATCGGGGCGGGCACCGGTTATTTAAGCCGGCGCTTGGCCCGTAAAACAGGTCCTTCCGGAAAAGTACTCGCCGAAGATATTCAACCCGAGATGCTGGAGTTGCTGTCTAAAAACATGGCGTCACGGGCCATCACCAATGTGGTCCCGATCCTGGGAACAGCGACCGACCCGCGGCTGCCGGCCAGGGCGGTGGACCTGGTTGTTCTGGTGGATGTATATCACGAATTCGATTTCCCATATGAAATGATGCAGGCCATTTGCCGGTCTCTAAAGCCCAATGGCCGGGTGGCGTTCGTCGAGTATCGGGCCGAGGACCCGGCTGTGCCAATCAAGCCTCTGCACAAGATGAGCCGGGCCCAGGTTAAAAAAGAGATGTCGGTCTTGCCGCTGCGCTGGGTCCGGACCATCGAGATACTGCCCTGGCAACATATTTTGGTATTTCAGTTCAATGGCAGTTCGAGCCAGGCAAAAAGATGAGCCGCAACTATTTTTTCTTCAGCAGCAGCGCCCAATCCAGCCAGCCCGGGGTGTGCGGTGAGGTCCAAACCGGGCCTTGAATCGGCGGCAAGGGCGCGGTTTCTCCGGTAAAGGCGTTGAACCAGGTTCCTTCGTATGCGCCCGGTTCGAGGTGTATTGTGACGTCTCCTTCCCGAGGCAGGTACACGGCGTAAATCTCGCCCGGTTTGGCCAGGCAAAACGCGCCGTTGTTGACCAGTTCGTCATGGGGTTGGGTCTTCCACCAGTCGAAGCTCGTGAAGAAATCGACCATGTGCTCATACCCTTTGAGCATCACCATGGTGTCGTCGCCGCGCCCATTAATCCAGCCGCCGCCGGTGTCGGGCCAGATATTGACGCCGCGCCGCGCCGTCTCCCCGGCGGTGCCGTAAGCGCCGGCCATGGCGATTTCCCAGGCCATGTGACGCAAGGTCTCCGCCGAATCCCCGTGCGGGTAAGGTCCCCAATGAGGGTAGTGGTCTTCATAGCCGTATTCTTCATTGCATTGTGGGATGATGCGGCCCGTTTTGAGCTGGATTTGCCTCTCATCGAGCATCAGGGCGTGCTGGCTTCGTGACCAATCCTGGATGGACGTAAACCCGAACCAAGCCGAGGCGCGGTCCTGGTGCTGGCGCTGAACCGGGTGGCTGGAGGCCAGGTGCCTGGCTTGGTCTAATCCAACCAGCATGGCGCCGGTCTGGTGCGCCCAGGCTTCATCGCGAAAACTGTCCAAATCATCCCCGAGGTCCCAGGTGATATTCGAAAATGCGCCCAGGCGCGCGGCGGCGTAGTGGATGTAGCGCCGCTCGTCCTGGCTGCCGGCGGGGGGTTGGGCGTGGTGAGTCGAGATGTCGAGAATCACCGAGATGATCATATCGCGCTGGCGGGCGAAGCGGAGCATGCGCTCCCATTTCTGCCAATAACCAACATTGAAGCGCGCGTAATCCAGGCCGGGGTGCTCGAAATCTCCAGGCGCCTTGCCGGCCCAGGGGCGCAGGGCCATGGTGAAGTTTTCGCCAGTCATCACCGGCTCGCCCCAATAAATGTTGGCATCGCCTGAGAGCAGCACACGCAGCCGATTGATCTTCAGCCGGTGCAGCCGCTCGATGGCGTTCTGGATGATTCGCTCATCCCGCCAACCCATCAGCCAGAACGCCGTCGTGCCATTGAAAAAATAGTGCTCCCCGGTCCCTTCCCAAATGAAATGCCACGGGTATTTTGGGTCCACGCGAATTGGGCCGCGGCGATGACCGGCGGTTGCGTGGAACGTGCC
The nucleotide sequence above comes from Verrucomicrobiia bacterium. Encoded proteins:
- a CDS encoding response regulator — its product is MTENRVSENRILHVEDNPDDVLLTAMAFRKAGADAKLEVATDGDKAIAALSNGTPHRLPVCVLLDIKLPSKSGLEVLAWIRGQPRLKRLPVIMLTSSLIPDDIKRAYDLGANSYLLKPSDLDGLISLAKTIDHYWLRTNTPPPPPG
- a CDS encoding DUF5060 domain-containing protein — encoded protein: MNNRIGFIALLSLAVGHPLSAAPRGVSFEPARDVEVYDFTEVSARVDGPDTSNPFTQAALSGSFAPNGESTGVPVEGFCDSPDGGLFRIRFMPDVAGDYSYSVIYREGDFARTNTGTFHATAGHRRGPIRVDPKYPWHFIWEGTGEHYFFNGTTAFWLMGWRDERIIQNAIERLHRLKINRLRVLLSGDANIYWGEPVMTGENFTMALRPWAGKAPGDFEHPGLDYARFNVGYWQKWERMLRFARQRDMIISVILDISTHHAQPPAGSQDERRYIHYAAARLGAFSNITWDLGDDLDSFRDEAWAHQTGAMLVGLDQARHLASSHPVQRQHQDRASAWFGFTSIQDWSRSQHALMLDERQIQLKTGRIIPQCNEEYGYEDHYPHWGPYPHGDSAETLRHMAWEIAMAGAYGTAGETARRGVNIWPDTGGGWINGRGDDTMVMLKGYEHMVDFFTSFDWWKTQPHDELVNNGAFCLAKPGEIYAVYLPREGDVTIHLEPGAYEGTWFNAFTGETAPLPPIQGPVWTSPHTPGWLDWALLLKKK
- a CDS encoding response regulator; this encodes MRADQGRRNTGAGISDMANGGIVLLAEDNPDDALFIQRAFKKLGIKERLVVVSDGELLKHYLLGQGPYGDREHYPLPKLILLDLGMPRMSGFEVLTWLRQEPALRHLPAVVLTTSTYSPDVRRAYQLGANSFLTKPLELTEFINALRQVADFWLTRCRLPEEGKTRERLKDKVIKLPRRQSKGGGG
- a CDS encoding ATP-binding protein gives rise to the protein MNANEVVLSEPASPATEFPSNGSVHSPGASDLKASILLVDDRHDKLLAVETILSTLHQNIVTATSGKEALRRLLKEDFAVILLDVSMPGMDGFETAALIRQRPRCEHTPIIFITSIGNTENQISQGYALGAVDYMLTPIVPEVLRTKVSVFVELHKQTQLIKFQAEQLRQFEQYRYQQELAYVADRLEIETRRNRFFTLAQDMLAIGNFDGGLLQVNASWTKTMGYSEEELKGLTGFDVVHPDDREKLTAGLTALKSGTALPTFEGRFRHKNGSYIWLEGTATPFLEEKLIYIFTRDITRRKEAEEKIVHLNRELEHRVAALTEANAELEAFNYSIAHDLRTPLRSMSGFARALLEDETANLTPLGLEYATRVARSAKYMDSLLLDLLAYSRLARAEMVPGPVNLEEPINELLTVLDQEIRERKAKVEVNSPLGEVCAHTPTLKQILSNLIGNSLKFTAQGRPPLLSIFTSKHPGFVRLWVEDNGIGIAPEYHEKIFGLFQRLHDSNNYPGTGIGLALVKKGAERMGGRAGVESELGKGSRFWVDLPAIEPSHDRK
- a CDS encoding methyltransferase domain-containing protein; translation: MPRKISISFVMALRRLWLVPALCLALWPSRAKALDQTYPAVTNRYEFRRAHDPDGIGKFYMGREIAQVMGHQAADWLERPERELQENTSVLIEQLGVKPGQVMADIGAGTGYLSRRLARKTGPSGKVLAEDIQPEMLELLSKNMASRAITNVVPILGTATDPRLPARAVDLVVLVDVYHEFDFPYEMMQAICRSLKPNGRVAFVEYRAEDPAVPIKPLHKMSRAQVKKEMSVLPLRWVRTIEILPWQHILVFQFNGSSSQAKR